The Pecten maximus chromosome 10, xPecMax1.1, whole genome shotgun sequence region CaataatttcatgaaattagCAAAATTAACCGACATAAAACGTGAAACGATACAGGTACGAATATATAACCTTGCACTAAGCTCTATTTGGATTTTTTTAAGTAAAACATCCTCTCTCAGACTGGCCCTCCCTAACCAACTTCATAATCGTTTCTTGATAAACGGTTTTATCTGATAGACTTACTGTTCTGACACAATGTGCCGGTAAAGCCCTCGGAACATTCACAGATGAATTGATTCCCCCCGTTCGGGTAGCAAGAACCTCCATTTTGACAGGGCGAAGGTACACAAGGGTTATCATAGTCTACAAAATTAACATAACACAACACTTAAAAAATATACGATTTCGTCttacaattaaattaatttcgtAATATCAAATATCTCTGAAATTAAATTGCTTTTCATGACGtcgtgtatacatatatatatatgtttttaaaattaataaagtcACTaatatttccagaaataatCAGCTATGTTCAGCTGCCTCACATTTTCCTATGGTTATGCGTTTGCCCCGTAATGAAGGCTTTGTGTTCTGTTCCCTGGTCGAGACGTACCACATAGTCCATAAATTGGCGGTTAATGTGCCTGCATAACGCTTAGAATTTTgggagtaggacgactggttggcaCGTTGTCACTATGGTGTGATAGGagcggcagtatgcttcagtgagatatcATTATAAAGTAGGCATCATTTCAACACTGTCGCAAGTAGACAAACACGAATATATCATTAcctttaaaataaaacacacacacagtcACACTCGCACACAGATTTAGAATCCTTAAAAGACCATAGCTGTTGAAAGGACGTTAAGCAATACTAAAACATCTTACCGAACCTCAGTCCCAAAGCCGCCCCTTGCACATCATGTATGATCGTTGGTGGTATGGCATATCCTCCACATCCACCCATGTGGAGCTCGAAGAAAAAGTAAAATTCTTGAGGAAGGTACCTAGAACTTGGGACAGCTGTTCCATGTGTAACCCAGTCGTGCATCAACGTCGAGTCACAACATCCAGCGTAGTTGAGTGCCACATGATGATTATGGTTAAAGTAAAATGCCATGTAGCTATTTGGGTTGCTGTCGCAGTTAGTGAACA contains the following coding sequences:
- the LOC117335755 gene encoding protocadherin Fat 4-like, whose amino-acid sequence is MPYNHQQMAPYLYLGFLPVTVAQNRNQQGYRSNGVNYLFTNCDSNPNSYMAFYFNHNHHVALNYAGCCDSTLMHDWVTHGTAVPSSRYLPQEFYFFFELHMGGCGGYAIPPTIIHDVQGAALGLRFDYDNPCVPSPCQNGGSCYPNGGNQFICECSEGFTGTLCQNIA